A single region of the Xenopus laevis strain J_2021 chromosome 4L, Xenopus_laevis_v10.1, whole genome shotgun sequence genome encodes:
- the mpst.L gene encoding thiosulfate sulfurtransferase (The RefSeq protein has 3 substitutions compared to this genomic sequence), translating into MTHQLLPRSLVSPRWLWDTLRSGSALSGTLRVLDASWHLPKSGRDGWREYKERHIPGSYFFDIDACSDRTSPYDHMLPTANQFSEYTGRLGISNNNHIVVYDASDFGSYSAPRVWWMFRIFGHPQVSVLDGGLKAWLKEGHAINSGKEPRPQPAEFRTQFNSSLVVGHEDMVENIEKKMFQMVDARVEGRFRGLEPEPREGIEPGHISGAMNVPFPSFLTAEGYEKSPDEIRRLFHEKGVDLSKPMVATCGSGVTACHVALAAFLCGKEDVSIYDGSWVQWYMRAKPEDVISEGRGKTL; encoded by the exons ATGACCCACCAGCTGCTGCCCCGTGCACTTGTCTCCCCACGGTGGCTCTGGGATACCTTGCGTAGTGGCTCTGCCCTCTCAGGAACTCTTCGTGTCTTGGATGCCTCCTGGCACCTCCCCAAATCAGGAAGAGATGGATGGCGGGAGTACAAGGAGAGACATATCCCTGGCTCCTACTTCTTCGACATTGATGCATGCAGTGACCGCACTTCCCCATACGACCATATGCTTCCCACTGCCGACCAGTTTTCTGAATATACAGGACGACTAGGAATCTCCAATAACAACCACATCGTTGTCTACGATGCTAGTGACTTTGGCTCCTATAGTGCCCCTCGTGTCTGGTGGATGTTTAGGATCTTCGGCCATCCCCAGGTGTCTGTATTAGATGGAGGTCTGAAAGCCTGGCTAAAAGAAGGACATGCCATCAACTCAGGAAAGGAGCCTCGACCACAGCCTGCAGAGTTTCGTACACAGTTCAACTCCTCTCTAGTTGTGGGACATGAGGACATGGTGGAGAATATTGAGAAGAAGATATTTCAAATGGTAGATGCCAGAGTGGAAGGGAGATTCAGAGGCTTAGAGCCGGAGCCCCGAGAAG GTATTGAACCTGGCCATATATCTGGCGCAATGAATGTCCCGTTTCCCAGCTTTTTGACAGCGGAAGGATATGAAAAGTCTCCCGATGAGATCCGTCGTTTGTTCCATGAAAAGGGTGTTGATCTCTCCAAGCCAATGGTGGCTACTTGTGGTTCCGGTGTCACTGCTTGCCACGTTGCCCTGGCGGCCTTCCTTTGTGGCAAAGAAGACGTTTCCATCTATGATGGCTCATGGGTTCAGTGGTACATGCGTGCTAAGCCTGAGGATGTCATCTCAGAAGGTAGAGGGAAGACCTTGTGA
- the mpst.L gene encoding thiosulfate sulfurtransferase isoform X1: protein MTHQLLPRALVSPRWLWDTLRSGSALSGTLRVLDASWHLPKSGRDGWREYKERHIPGSYFFDIDACSDRTSPYDHMLPTADQFSEYTGRLGISNNNHIVVYDASDFGSYSAPRVWWMFRIFGHPQVSVLDGGLKAWLKEGHAINSGKEPRPQPAEFRTQFNSSLVVGHEDMVENIEKKIFQMVDARVEGRFRGLEPEPREGIEPGHISGAMNVPFPSFLTAEGYEKSPDEIRRLFHEKGVDLSKPMVATCGSGVTACHVALAAFLCGKEDVSIYDGSWVQWYMRAKPEDVISEGRGKTL from the exons ATGACCCACCAGCTGCTGCCCCGTGCACTTGTCTCCCCACGGTGGCTCTGGGATACCTTGCGTAGTGGCTCTGCCCTCTCAGGAACTCTTCGTGTCTTGGATGCCTCCTGGCACCTCCCCAAATCAGGAAGAGATGGATGGCGGGAGTACAAGGAGAGACATATCCCTGGCTCCTACTTCTTCGACATTGATGCATGCAGTGACCGCACTTCCCCATACGACCATATGCTTCCCACTGCCGACCAGTTTTCTGAATATACAGGACGACTAGGAATCTCCAATAACAACCACATCGTTGTCTACGATGCTAGTGACTTTGGCTCCTATAGTGCCCCTCGTGTCTGGTGGATGTTTAGGATCTTCGGCCATCCCCAGGTGTCTGTATTAGATGGAGGTCTGAAAGCCTGGCTAAAAGAAGGACATGCCATCAACTCAGGAAAGGAGCCTCGACCACAGCCTGCAGAGTTTCGTACACAGTTCAACTCCTCTCTAGTTGTGGGACATGAGGACATGGTGGAGAATATTGAGAAGAAGATATTTCAAATGGTAGATGCCAGAGTGGAAGGGAGATTCAGAGGCTTAGAGCCGGAGCCCCGAGAAG GTATTGAACCTGGCCATATATCTGGCGCAATGAATGTCCCGTTTCCCAGCTTTTTGACAGCGGAAGGATATGAAAAGTCTCCCGATGAGATCCGTCGTTTGTTCCATGAAAAGGGTGTTGATCTCTCCAAGCCAATGGTGGCTACTTGTGGTTCCGGTGTCACTGCTTGCCACGTTGCCCTGGCGGCCTTCCTTTGTGGCAAAGAAGACGTTTCCATCTATGATGGCTCATGGGTTCAGTGGTACATGCGTGCTAAGCCTGAGGATGTCATCTCAGAAGGTAGAGGGAAGACCTTGTGA